From one Fulvitalea axinellae genomic stretch:
- a CDS encoding alpha-galactosidase, which translates to MLEKTTPYFYSLILLLFSPALFGQNIHIHTGDISMLYQVTKGKKVEQVHFGKRLPNLRGTEHNDGYFGEIYPSFGNGESYETALIVRHDDGTLATDLYYLSHTQNSDNGIQTTVIRLKDEKKNLYVDLNFKAHDNENVIEQWAVIRNKEKGAVQLQQFASSSFRLKAVEYRLLHFNGSREQEMNLTEEKLTNGIKNIETKLGTRATENENPSFMLALNGESSEDYGEVYAGALAWSGNYKLSFQVDDKERCHINAGINPFTSYYNLDPGLSFKSPKMILTYSANGKNKASINLHRWARKHGIRHGDQLRPIVLNSWRGVRFNFDSKKLKEMIDGASRMGVEIFVLDDGWFGNKYPRNSAIAGLGDWEVNKKKLPEGLDHLIDYAEKKGMGFGIWVEPEMVNPKSNLAKKHPEWILQRMNGRKPLLLRNQSLLDLSNPKVQDFAFNVVDRLLTEHPKIKYIKWDANRHLQNFGSTYLSKDRQSHLWIEYAKGFENVLRHLSEKYPETIFQTCASGGGRVEYGALQYTDEFWASDNTDPFERLFIQWGTNHIYPPIATSSHVTETPDKHTGKTASLKFRFDIAMSGRLGIELVPEDLNLSELAYAQSAISLYKRIRPIIQFGDLYRLQSPYDNDGYASIAYVRPDKSEAVAMTYGHDYHRRFERNMLRFKGLDPNKVYRIQEINRGKNRRLTNIDSSLFSGRFLMGRGIWVNLRRSMASAMFHLKEVKTDR; encoded by the coding sequence ATGCTAGAAAAAACCACCCCTTATTTTTATTCCCTTATTTTACTGCTTTTCAGCCCTGCCTTATTTGGTCAAAATATACACATCCATACGGGTGACATATCGATGTTATACCAGGTGACGAAAGGGAAGAAAGTTGAACAAGTCCACTTTGGAAAGCGCCTGCCAAACTTGCGGGGAACAGAACACAACGACGGGTACTTTGGAGAGATTTACCCGAGTTTCGGAAATGGCGAATCTTACGAAACCGCATTGATAGTACGCCACGATGACGGGACTTTGGCGACGGACTTATACTATTTGTCCCATACCCAAAATAGTGACAATGGAATCCAGACAACTGTAATTCGACTAAAAGACGAAAAGAAAAACCTATATGTCGATCTGAATTTCAAGGCTCATGACAACGAAAATGTGATAGAGCAATGGGCTGTAATTAGAAACAAAGAAAAAGGAGCGGTACAGCTTCAACAATTTGCCTCCAGCTCATTCCGGTTAAAAGCTGTCGAATACCGTTTGCTGCACTTCAACGGAAGCCGAGAGCAGGAAATGAACCTTACGGAAGAAAAGTTAACCAACGGAATTAAAAACATAGAAACCAAATTAGGCACACGCGCTACGGAAAATGAAAACCCATCATTTATGTTGGCTTTGAATGGAGAATCATCCGAAGATTACGGGGAAGTTTATGCGGGCGCTTTGGCCTGGTCCGGCAATTATAAGCTTTCATTTCAAGTCGACGACAAAGAGCGCTGTCACATCAACGCGGGTATCAATCCGTTTACCTCATACTATAATCTTGATCCAGGGCTTAGTTTTAAAAGCCCTAAAATGATTCTTACTTATAGCGCTAACGGAAAGAACAAAGCATCGATAAACCTGCACCGTTGGGCCAGAAAACACGGAATAAGACATGGGGACCAGCTACGCCCGATCGTGCTTAACAGTTGGAGAGGTGTCCGTTTTAATTTTGACTCGAAGAAACTCAAAGAAATGATTGACGGCGCCTCAAGGATGGGTGTCGAAATATTTGTGCTTGATGATGGTTGGTTTGGCAATAAATATCCTCGTAATTCAGCAATCGCGGGTTTAGGCGACTGGGAAGTCAACAAAAAGAAATTGCCCGAAGGCTTAGACCATTTAATCGATTACGCTGAAAAGAAAGGAATGGGTTTCGGCATTTGGGTAGAGCCTGAAATGGTAAATCCTAAAAGTAATCTGGCGAAAAAACACCCGGAATGGATTCTTCAAAGAATGAACGGCCGAAAACCATTACTCCTTAGAAACCAATCCCTGTTAGATCTATCAAACCCTAAAGTGCAGGATTTCGCATTTAACGTGGTCGACAGACTCTTAACTGAACATCCAAAAATAAAATACATAAAATGGGACGCTAACCGTCATTTGCAAAACTTTGGCTCCACCTATTTGTCCAAAGATAGACAAAGCCATTTATGGATAGAGTACGCAAAAGGGTTTGAAAACGTATTGCGACACCTCTCCGAAAAGTATCCTGAAACAATCTTCCAAACCTGTGCCTCAGGAGGAGGAAGGGTGGAATATGGCGCCTTACAATACACTGACGAATTCTGGGCAAGCGATAATACGGATCCTTTTGAAAGACTTTTTATCCAATGGGGGACTAATCATATATACCCTCCTATTGCGACATCATCGCACGTCACCGAAACTCCGGATAAGCACACGGGTAAAACGGCAAGCTTAAAATTCCGGTTTGATATTGCCATGAGTGGTCGTCTAGGTATAGAGCTAGTTCCAGAAGACTTGAATCTCTCGGAACTTGCGTATGCGCAATCTGCGATTAGTTTATATAAACGTATTCGTCCCATTATTCAATTCGGAGATCTTTATCGTTTGCAATCTCCTTATGACAATGACGGCTATGCTTCGATCGCATATGTCCGTCCGGATAAATCCGAGGCTGTCGCTATGACTTATGGACATGATTATCATAGGCGTTTCGAAAGAAATATGCTACGCTTTAAAGGGCTCGATCCCAATAAGGTTTACCGAATCCAAGAAATAAACAGGGGAAAAAACAGGCGCTTGACCAACATCGACAGCTCCCTGTTTTCAGGACGCTTCTTAATGGGGAGAGGAATTTGGGTAAACTTACGCAGGTCAATGGCCAGCGCAATGTTTCATTTGAAGGAAGTAAAAACCGACAGGTAG
- a CDS encoding FecR family protein: MDYSEENIKRLIKGHFDKSLSDSEWDHLCSWVNANDQNGEIMADMVKKEILESQMCPPPPSTDRALRKLMVEIKIKQSNRTKKLWISSVAASLVLLAISSLLFFANHSDKGGPSHNNPTPDKISLTLSDGSVILLGEENIKNDVRNGFVRITDKKKVSYKAQGFQSLKEEFNTIRVPKGKRFSLQLSDGSLIYLNSGTEVRYPVVFKGNERNIELINGEIYCEISKRIHKPFYLNAQRIRVRVLGTAFNFSSYSNEKKHRAVLVEGSVAIAPRNSFGFDLTKASKLKPGQAFIYNTVSKRFKVKDVNTDTFTAWKEGRLVFKSMPLNEILPRISRWYGVDIIDRTGEIGNNTFNGTFDKENLDEALVILSKLCGVHYKKVGGKVIVGSNSLD, encoded by the coding sequence ATGGATTATAGTGAAGAAAATATAAAACGGTTAATTAAAGGCCATTTTGATAAAAGCCTAAGTGATTCGGAATGGGATCATTTATGCTCTTGGGTCAATGCGAACGACCAGAACGGCGAAATTATGGCTGATATGGTCAAAAAAGAGATTTTGGAATCTCAGATGTGCCCTCCTCCGCCATCTACGGATAGAGCGTTACGGAAGCTGATGGTCGAAATAAAGATTAAACAATCTAACCGAACCAAGAAACTATGGATTTCAAGTGTTGCGGCTTCGCTGGTGTTACTGGCTATATCCAGCCTTTTATTTTTCGCTAATCATAGTGATAAAGGGGGACCTTCCCATAACAACCCTACACCTGATAAAATTAGCCTCACTCTTTCGGACGGTAGTGTTATCCTACTTGGGGAAGAAAATATAAAAAATGATGTGAGGAATGGCTTTGTTCGGATTACGGACAAAAAGAAAGTAAGCTATAAGGCGCAAGGATTTCAAAGTTTAAAAGAGGAATTCAACACAATAAGGGTTCCTAAAGGCAAACGCTTTTCCCTTCAGCTTTCCGACGGTAGCCTGATATATCTTAATTCGGGAACCGAGGTTCGTTACCCGGTCGTGTTTAAAGGCAACGAAAGAAATATTGAGCTGATCAACGGGGAAATCTATTGTGAAATCTCAAAAAGAATACATAAACCGTTTTACTTGAATGCTCAACGGATCAGGGTCCGGGTACTTGGCACCGCTTTTAATTTCAGCTCTTACTCCAATGAGAAAAAACATAGGGCGGTTTTAGTTGAGGGTAGCGTAGCTATAGCGCCCCGAAATTCTTTCGGTTTCGATTTGACGAAAGCTTCCAAGCTAAAGCCCGGTCAAGCCTTTATTTATAATACCGTTAGCAAGAGATTTAAGGTAAAGGACGTGAACACAGATACATTCACCGCATGGAAGGAGGGGCGTTTAGTCTTTAAGTCTATGCCTCTTAACGAAATTCTGCCCCGTATAAGTCGTTGGTATGGAGTGGACATAATTGATCGGACGGGTGAAATAGGGAATAATACCTTTAACGGAACTTTTGATAAAGAAAACCTTGATGAGGCTTTGGTCATTTTGTCAAAACTCTGTGGAGTGCATTATAAAAAAGTTGGTGGAAAAGTGATAGTTGGATCTAATAGTCTAGACTGA
- a CDS encoding peptide-N-glycosidase F-related protein: MRNPLRSIFLYLMQLSALLIFVTGCRDNDGDSDVNPIEAIFISSNENTLPVGEEFVFTVLNNLDEDITSISKIYIGNTLIEGNVFSPEEPGEYSVVAQYKHNDELYTSNTIQVNVAPKATIVNLFDRITHYTRKATDVLPVPENILKISNTTHARKITNDMIAQLHGKLRLNVTVWAACDNYDRKGHIQLVFVPTGEDYVDNENKIEIEIARFITPFMNRNISPDHVDYSFEIDNVLKLLKDTSLKEKYDFYISMDLNGLTSTGQKQVPGCEGRKETFIASIDFVSPKSEYEHTAQTFHLLAKKFGIKSYKDSNTDVLGEAVKTFSINTEKDIQNAKLYFITSSHGANQGGEEYNRREHFLSFDGSSVASFIPGGVSCEPFRVVNTQGNGIYGPSPRTDEEWASFSNWCPGDIIPIREFDLGTVSAGNHVLKIEIPSAQFVDNQGSISVSAYIQGETE; this comes from the coding sequence ATGAGAAATCCTTTACGATCAATTTTTCTGTATCTGATGCAATTGTCCGCTCTGCTCATTTTTGTTACGGGCTGTAGGGACAATGACGGCGATTCGGACGTAAACCCGATCGAAGCCATATTCATTTCATCAAATGAAAATACACTTCCCGTGGGCGAAGAGTTTGTTTTTACAGTCTTGAATAATTTGGATGAGGATATTACTTCCATAAGTAAAATATACATTGGAAACACTTTGATAGAGGGTAATGTCTTTTCGCCTGAAGAACCCGGTGAATACAGTGTTGTCGCTCAATATAAACATAATGATGAGTTGTACACTAGCAATACTATACAAGTAAACGTAGCCCCAAAAGCTACTATCGTTAACCTTTTTGACCGGATAACTCACTATACAAGAAAAGCCACAGACGTACTGCCTGTGCCGGAAAATATCTTGAAGATTTCGAATACGACGCACGCCAGAAAAATAACAAACGACATGATAGCCCAACTCCACGGAAAGTTGAGACTCAATGTTACCGTCTGGGCGGCCTGCGACAACTATGATAGGAAGGGTCATATTCAACTGGTATTCGTGCCTACAGGCGAGGACTATGTCGATAACGAGAACAAGATAGAGATCGAAATAGCGCGGTTCATAACGCCATTTATGAACCGTAACATAAGTCCAGACCACGTTGATTACTCATTCGAGATTGACAATGTGCTGAAACTATTAAAAGACACCAGCTTAAAAGAGAAATATGATTTCTACATCAGCATGGACTTAAACGGGCTCACCTCAACGGGACAAAAACAGGTGCCCGGTTGCGAGGGCCGTAAAGAGACTTTTATCGCTTCTATAGACTTCGTATCCCCAAAAAGCGAGTATGAGCACACTGCGCAGACTTTTCATTTATTAGCCAAAAAGTTTGGGATAAAAAGTTATAAAGATTCCAATACGGATGTATTGGGAGAAGCGGTCAAAACTTTTTCTATTAATACGGAAAAAGATATACAAAACGCGAAACTATACTTTATCACTTCAAGTCACGGAGCGAATCAAGGGGGAGAAGAATATAATAGACGAGAACACTTTTTGTCCTTTGATGGTAGTTCTGTGGCTTCATTTATTCCGGGCGGCGTGTCATGCGAACCCTTCAGGGTCGTAAATACACAAGGTAACGGTATTTATGGACCAAGCCCGAGAACAGACGAAGAATGGGCTTCTTTCAGCAACTGGTGCCCGGGCGATATCATCCCGATAAGGGAATTCGACTTGGGAACAGTTTCGGCCGGTAATCACGTCCTTAAAATAGAAATTCCTAGCGCTCAGTTTGTGGATAATCAAGGGTCCATATCAGTCTCCGCTTATATCCAAGGTGAGACAGAATAG
- a CDS encoding DUF6377 domain-containing protein, translated as MWGWVLIIAGIIFGNHDKSSEETFSVLDQTLERKANYDKAYSNKIDSLIAEIDHEQSPLNLYKEFLNISDLYLHFNADSALAYSIKAARQTPFLNNEREHVNGILHLANAHLHAGLINEAASYLKFARERIKDKSLLPTFFSYQLEYQQALLGYRPPKTLQEMYSYQIKAYRDSLVQALPEGSNEVTKYQAESLLEQGLTAQARSLLQTALKRIDPQDEIYPDLTYLIAQSYSQSGDIPLYKEFLALSATQNIKMAHKDNPALRELATQLYNEGNTAKAYEYIKHAHANAIESRIKVSSYPVWETFSILTKSNEKLLRTQSYNRLLLLSLSAVIATVLSVGVFFLRRQASKLKESNTSLESLSEELKQKQKQIEKTNSQLTQLSQVQKQHIVHYLQLCSDYIGKIDEYRLGLFRIAKRSQKEQLLQNLKSTEIIDTELKSFYRDFDKSFLAIYPDFIEEYNKLLLPEEHISPKKGELMNAELRIFALVLLGIPESARIASFLRYSPSTIYNYRTKAKNRFKGDRDDFEQKVMEIGRKS; from the coding sequence ATGTGGGGTTGGGTATTGATAATCGCCGGAATAATTTTCGGAAATCATGATAAGAGTTCGGAAGAGACATTTTCTGTCTTGGACCAGACATTGGAGCGGAAAGCAAACTATGACAAGGCCTATTCCAACAAAATCGACTCTCTTATAGCGGAGATCGATCACGAACAATCGCCCCTCAATCTTTATAAGGAGTTTCTGAACATCTCCGATCTGTACCTTCACTTCAACGCCGATTCAGCGTTAGCGTATTCCATAAAGGCCGCTAGGCAAACTCCCTTTTTAAATAATGAAAGGGAGCATGTCAATGGTATTTTGCATTTAGCCAACGCCCATTTGCACGCCGGGCTTATCAATGAAGCGGCTTCTTATCTCAAATTTGCCCGAGAGCGCATTAAAGACAAAAGCTTGCTTCCTACTTTTTTTTCATATCAGCTGGAATACCAACAGGCTCTGCTGGGGTATAGGCCCCCCAAGACCCTTCAAGAGATGTACAGCTACCAAATCAAGGCTTACAGAGATTCTCTTGTCCAAGCGCTTCCCGAAGGTTCTAATGAGGTGACAAAGTATCAGGCGGAGTCTCTGCTTGAACAAGGCCTTACCGCACAAGCAAGGTCTCTTCTGCAAACCGCCTTAAAAAGGATAGATCCGCAAGACGAAATTTATCCCGACCTTACCTATTTAATCGCCCAAAGTTATTCACAATCAGGGGACATTCCTTTGTACAAAGAATTTTTAGCCCTTTCGGCTACCCAAAATATCAAAATGGCCCATAAAGACAACCCGGCTTTAAGGGAACTGGCTACCCAGCTATATAATGAGGGAAACACGGCCAAGGCTTACGAATATATCAAGCACGCTCACGCAAACGCTATAGAGAGCAGGATCAAAGTCAGCAGTTATCCAGTGTGGGAAACATTCTCGATCTTAACGAAATCGAACGAAAAACTATTACGCACCCAATCCTATAACAGGCTTTTGCTTTTGTCGCTTTCCGCCGTAATCGCCACAGTCCTTTCCGTCGGCGTTTTCTTTCTTAGGCGGCAAGCCTCCAAACTCAAAGAAAGCAATACTTCGTTGGAATCACTTTCGGAAGAACTGAAACAGAAGCAAAAGCAAATAGAGAAGACGAACTCACAACTAACGCAATTGAGTCAAGTACAAAAACAACACATTGTCCACTACCTCCAATTGTGTTCAGACTATATCGGCAAAATCGACGAATATCGCTTGGGACTGTTTAGAATAGCCAAGAGATCACAAAAAGAACAACTGCTTCAGAACCTGAAATCAACGGAAATAATAGACACGGAACTGAAAAGTTTTTACCGTGATTTCGACAAATCTTTCTTGGCGATTTACCCGGACTTTATCGAAGAGTATAACAAATTACTGCTACCTGAAGAGCATATTAGCCCCAAGAAAGGCGAACTCATGAATGCCGAACTCCGCATCTTTGCGCTAGTACTTTTGGGGATTCCCGAAAGTGCGCGAATCGCCAGTTTCCTTCGTTATTCTCCTTCGACTATTTATAACTACAGAACCAAAGCGAAGAATCGATTCAAAGGGGACAGAGACGATTTTGAGCAAAAAGTTATGGAAATAGGGCGTAAAAGTTAG
- a CDS encoding PID-CTERM protein-sorting domain-containing protein codes for MATTLIVKQLNRSMVFFSRVLRLTLVPLLILFIVPLSNAQGPGTGGTGDPAVPIDGGVSILLASGLLLGGREIVKHRKKSKDQQ; via the coding sequence ATGGCAACAACCTTAATAGTTAAACAACTCAATCGTAGTATGGTATTCTTCAGTAGAGTGTTAAGATTAACCTTAGTGCCACTACTTATTCTTTTTATTGTACCTCTTTCAAATGCTCAAGGACCTGGAACTGGAGGGACTGGTGACCCTGCTGTCCCCATAGACGGCGGAGTATCAATCCTACTAGCCAGCGGCTTACTACTAGGCGGAAGAGAAATAGTCAAACACAGAAAAAAGTCCAAAGACCAACAATAA
- a CDS encoding sulfatase: MKRRDFLRKSAMASAGASCIPMLARGAARKKPNVLIIHTDQQSVWTLGAYGGDVVKTPHIDSLAEEGARLDNFFTNSAVCTASRGCFISGMYPHTNGAYKNNIQIRQDIEGFGHVFRKGGYDTGYIGKWHLDGDPKPGFTPKERALGFEDSRFMMNRGHWKKLQDQPDGTVKTFPYNIIGDKKTYTTDFLTDKALNFMKKDRGDKPFMLMLSFPDPHSPLSVRKPYDTMFNPEDMELPTTFDIPRPDWMSRDLPYGKDRKDRKTVLKRHKAQYYGMVKCIDDNVGRLIKKLKAMGQYDNTIIVFTSDHGEYLGEHGGLYGKNMFYENAYRVPFIVRWPRKIKAGTAIKEHVTTVDFKSTIAGLVGFSTNGEEQGIDTSNFLKGKKVKGHEDTAYFHHCDGEFAGIYDKDYSVGFFSVGKHVLFDRRKDPDQINNLAEKPEYSETLRQFHVKVLKHSKSVGEKDAKWLEKLKVGVAG; encoded by the coding sequence ATGAAAAGAAGAGACTTTCTTAGAAAGAGCGCAATGGCTTCCGCAGGGGCTAGTTGCATACCGATGTTGGCCCGCGGGGCCGCAAGAAAAAAACCGAATGTCTTAATTATACATACCGATCAACAAAGTGTCTGGACATTAGGCGCATATGGAGGAGATGTTGTCAAGACACCCCATATAGATTCGTTGGCCGAGGAAGGTGCCCGTCTAGATAATTTTTTCACTAATTCGGCGGTTTGTACGGCCTCACGCGGATGTTTTATCAGCGGGATGTATCCGCACACTAATGGCGCGTATAAAAATAATATTCAGATCAGGCAAGATATTGAGGGTTTTGGGCACGTGTTTAGAAAAGGTGGCTATGATACGGGGTATATTGGCAAATGGCATCTCGACGGTGACCCAAAGCCCGGTTTTACGCCAAAGGAACGGGCACTGGGTTTTGAAGACAGCCGTTTCATGATGAACAGGGGCCATTGGAAAAAACTTCAGGATCAGCCTGACGGTACCGTTAAGACCTTTCCATATAATATAATAGGTGACAAGAAAACTTATACAACCGACTTCTTGACGGATAAGGCTCTGAACTTTATGAAAAAAGACAGAGGAGACAAACCGTTTATGCTGATGCTCTCTTTTCCCGACCCTCATTCTCCATTGTCCGTCCGTAAGCCATATGATACGATGTTTAATCCAGAAGACATGGAGCTGCCTACTACATTTGACATCCCAAGACCTGATTGGATGTCACGAGATCTACCCTATGGTAAAGACAGAAAAGACCGGAAAACGGTACTGAAACGTCATAAAGCGCAGTATTATGGGATGGTGAAGTGCATTGACGACAATGTGGGACGTTTGATTAAAAAGTTAAAAGCCATGGGGCAGTATGACAATACGATTATTGTCTTCACTTCCGACCATGGTGAGTACCTGGGTGAACACGGCGGGCTTTACGGTAAGAATATGTTTTACGAGAATGCCTACAGAGTACCTTTTATTGTAAGATGGCCAAGAAAAATCAAGGCAGGTACGGCAATTAAGGAGCATGTCACGACAGTAGATTTTAAGTCAACGATTGCCGGTTTGGTTGGTTTTTCCACAAATGGCGAAGAGCAGGGAATTGACACGTCCAATTTTTTGAAAGGTAAGAAAGTAAAAGGTCATGAGGACACGGCTTATTTCCATCACTGTGACGGGGAATTCGCAGGCATTTATGATAAGGACTATTCTGTTGGGTTTTTCTCTGTAGGTAAGCATGTACTTTTTGATAGAAGAAAGGACCCTGATCAAATCAATAATTTAGCGGAAAAGCCCGAGTATTCCGAGACACTGCGACAGTTCCACGTAAAGGTGTTGAAACACAGTAAAAGTGTTGGGGAGAAAGATGCCAAGTGGCTTGAGAAACTTAAGGTTGGTGTGGCCGGTTAA
- a CDS encoding RNA polymerase sigma-70 factor, with protein sequence MYNDDLYINRLSDGDLSALEVIFRRYHRDLYLYAYRLAENEMIAEDLVQDTFIKLWENRKSMPACRSLRPYLIKTVFNAFMDLKRHDKVKVKHQNQIARKVPTLSYSGTDDIVAFNDLNEHLRLALEKLPTKQRQTFMMVRIQGMKRKEVAEKMGVSIKTVEGNLTSALKKLKKEMAPFHLSVIFLVLLY encoded by the coding sequence ATGTATAATGACGATTTATATATCAATCGATTAAGCGATGGCGACCTTTCTGCTTTGGAAGTAATCTTTCGTCGTTATCATAGGGATCTGTACCTGTACGCTTACCGTTTAGCGGAAAACGAGATGATAGCGGAGGATTTGGTTCAGGACACTTTTATAAAATTATGGGAAAACAGGAAATCTATGCCGGCCTGCCGCTCGCTAAGGCCCTACCTCATTAAAACCGTCTTTAACGCTTTCATGGATTTGAAACGACATGACAAGGTTAAAGTCAAACACCAGAACCAGATAGCTAGAAAAGTGCCTACTTTGTCATATTCGGGAACGGATGATATAGTCGCTTTTAACGATTTGAACGAACACCTTCGATTAGCTCTTGAAAAACTTCCGACCAAGCAGAGACAGACCTTTATGATGGTCAGAATTCAGGGGATGAAGAGAAAGGAAGTGGCCGAAAAAATGGGAGTTTCGATAAAAACAGTTGAGGGAAATTTGACGTCGGCGTTGAAAAAGCTGAAAAAAGAAATGGCGCCGTTTCATCTAAGTGTCATTTTTTTAGTACTCCTGTATTAG